The sequence attttattcattctttgTTTCCTTTAGTCCAAATGCAGACTCTCTCTCTACTATTATATAACTAGCTAACCCCAGCACTTCTTTTCCTCCATCACtgacttttgagttttgagagatagagaaagctaaaagagagaaaaagaaagagaaagagagaagaacaatGATCAAGTTGAGGTCAAAGAGGTTTAGCAGAAGCAGTTCTAAGCTGAATAATGGTGCGAGTAGCATTAAAGGAGGAGCTGAGAAAGTGTCTGGAGGCATTAGTACTGAAATCAAATGGGAACTTCGACCTGGTGGCATGCTTGTTCAAAAGAGAGACAATGGTGGAAGTAGTGAGGGAGAGGGGATGATCACAATTAGAGTCTCAACTGTCTCTAAATGGCATGACATTTCTATTGAAGCCACTTCTACTTTTGGTAAGTCTTTTCACATGTTACTACACTGCCACTCATTTATATTACATTGGTTAAAgggtttaaatttaaaacaacaaCTATTAGACTACAAATACAAAGGAAATTGTGATTAgtacaatattaatttcatacGATTTTATCGCTAATACTACTTTTATCAGAGATACCATACATTTTTATTTGGAGCcggtttggattgagggagagggagggggagtaaagggagtagagtagagtttgTTAGAAATtaggagtagagtagagtagaacTGGCCAAGAATTAGTCTAATTTTCAGttaactctactctactcccttAATCCAAATTAGCCAATGGTTATGGGTCAAAATTTGTATGACCACTGCAAATCTTCTATTGTGATGATGATTGAttgaatttcttctttaatttttgttttcaggaGAATTGAAGATGATATTGTCATTGGTAACTAGTTTGGAGCCAAGAGAGCAAAGGGTATTGTTCaaggggaaagagagagaggatgaTGAATACTTACAC is a genomic window of Quercus lobata isolate SW786 chromosome 2, ValleyOak3.0 Primary Assembly, whole genome shotgun sequence containing:
- the LOC115965360 gene encoding BAG family molecular chaperone regulator 2-like gives rise to the protein MIKLRSKRFSRSSSKLNNGASSIKGGAEKVSGGISTEIKWELRPGGMLVQKRDNGGSSEGEGMITIRVSTVSKWHDISIEATSTFGELKMILSLVTSLEPREQRVLFKGKEREDDEYLHMVGVRDKDKVLLLEDPATKERKLYGLAGTKPIGTPCCTISV